The proteins below come from a single Thalassotalea ponticola genomic window:
- a CDS encoding GIY-YIG nuclease family protein codes for MKQPAVYILSNKTHSVLYVGVTSNLTRRIYLHKQHCVEGFTKRYNVHNLVYFELFDDMENAIYREKRLKRWERSWKVRLIEQTNPEWLDLYYQLL; via the coding sequence ATGAAACAACCTGCAGTTTATATTCTTTCGAATAAAACCCATTCAGTGCTATACGTTGGTGTGACAAGTAATTTAACAAGACGAATTTACCTGCATAAACAGCATTGTGTTGAAGGCTTCACTAAACGGTATAACGTTCATAACCTAGTTTATTTTGAGCTTTTTGATGACATGGAAAATGCGATTTATCGCGAGAAGCGCTTGAAACGATGGGAGAGAAGTTGGAAGGTTCGATTAATTGAACAAACAAATCCTGAATGGCTCGATTTGTATTACCAATTGCTTTAA
- a CDS encoding Blp family class II bacteriocin, which translates to MRELTVNELSEINGAYSTEELGAAVFAGGVAGALSGSLAGGVGAGPGAFTGAVIGGISYLSYELYLEYIAN; encoded by the coding sequence ATGCGTGAATTAACAGTTAATGAACTATCAGAAATCAACGGCGCTTATTCAACCGAAGAGCTAGGTGCAGCAGTATTTGCCGGCGGTGTGGCAGGTGCGTTAAGTGGCTCGCTAGCCGGTGGCGTAGGTGCTGGTCCAGGAGCCTTTACGGGGGCAGTTATTGGCGGAATCAGTTATTTAAGCTACGAGTTGTACTTAGAGTACATAGCCAACTAA
- the rfaH gene encoding transcription/translation regulatory transformer protein RfaH encodes MTAVAKSAWYVLTSKPREEQRAHDNLVSQGLEVFLPKVATVKKKKGIKAVSLDPLFPNYLFIRLNPEQANFNAVRSTRGVGSFVKFGLQHAVISNDIINALQHHQVSNNEPKTLEQLLNLQVGDKVQINQGPFAGLEAIYKAKDGLERSILMVKMLGKENDVPVDNQHFDKVS; translated from the coding sequence ATGACCGCAGTAGCTAAGAGTGCTTGGTATGTTTTAACCAGCAAACCAAGAGAGGAGCAACGTGCTCACGACAACTTAGTGTCGCAAGGATTAGAAGTATTTTTACCGAAAGTTGCTACGGTAAAAAAGAAAAAGGGAATTAAGGCTGTATCTCTTGACCCATTATTCCCCAATTATTTATTTATTCGCTTAAATCCTGAACAAGCTAACTTTAATGCCGTGCGTTCTACGCGTGGTGTTGGCAGTTTTGTTAAATTTGGCTTGCAACATGCGGTTATTAGCAACGACATTATTAATGCGTTACAACACCACCAAGTAAGCAATAACGAACCGAAAACGCTAGAGCAGTTGCTTAATTTACAGGTGGGCGACAAAGTGCAAATTAATCAAGGACCGTTTGCTGGTTTAGAAGCCATTTACAAAGCAAAAGACGGTCTTGAACGCAGCATTTTAATGGTTAAAATGCTGGGTAAAGAAAACGATGTGCCGGTAGATAACCAGCATTTTGATAAAGTAAGCTAA
- a CDS encoding low molecular weight protein-tyrosine-phosphatase produces the protein MFDNILTVCVGNICRSPVAERMLAKQLPNKTVSSAGIGALQEHGIEPHMVSLLEQHGYNGQNHSARQISHSMVNDADLILVMEKKHQQLLMQKYPAASGKIMLLGKWHNDEEVADPYKKSQEAFNHAFTLIDKHCQAWCSKIGN, from the coding sequence ATGTTTGATAATATTTTAACCGTATGTGTTGGTAACATTTGCCGCAGCCCCGTGGCTGAGCGCATGCTAGCCAAACAGTTACCGAATAAAACAGTGAGCAGTGCTGGTATTGGTGCTTTGCAAGAGCACGGCATAGAGCCACATATGGTGAGTTTGCTAGAGCAACACGGCTATAACGGCCAAAACCACAGTGCTAGGCAAATTAGCCATAGCATGGTAAACGATGCCGACTTGATTTTGGTGATGGAAAAAAAACACCAACAGTTGCTAATGCAAAAATACCCAGCTGCCTCTGGTAAAATTATGTTACTTGGTAAGTGGCATAATGATGAGGAAGTGGCCGACCCTTATAAAAAAAGCCAAGAAGCATTTAATCATGCTTTTACCCTTATTGATAAACATTGCCAAGCTTGGTGCAGTAAGATTGGCAATTAG
- a CDS encoding polysaccharide export protein: MTKLKALTTSLMLLGLTACTIPGGHIEGVSAKDGATNSQSSEELDFDITEQVNTILITPNVLNSIKEREPSATQNQMLEQELQNYAYTVGAGDVLTVTVYDHPELTTPAGQFRDPEQAGNLVDAKGNMFYPYIGRIHVAGKSVEQIRVELTEKLSRYIENPQIDVKVAAYRSKRTYVTGAVSQPMVMPIANIPVTVLDAINQAGGISDDADWRSVILTRDSKEERLDLYALYQKGDMSQNRLLRHNDIVHVPHNDATKVFVMGEVSKAATLPIHRSGLTLAEALGNVGGFNEMTADASGIFVLRASTDANKVADVYQLDASNAAALILATQFHLQPMDLVYVTSAPIARWNKVISLLLPTVRGLDDLNDFENNL, from the coding sequence ATGACTAAATTAAAAGCTCTCACTACCTCTCTAATGCTACTTGGCTTAACGGCCTGTACAATTCCTGGTGGACACATAGAAGGCGTAAGTGCCAAAGACGGTGCGACTAATAGCCAATCAAGTGAAGAACTCGATTTTGATATTACCGAACAGGTCAATACCATATTAATTACCCCCAATGTACTTAATAGCATTAAAGAGCGAGAGCCTTCTGCAACGCAAAATCAAATGCTAGAGCAGGAACTACAAAACTATGCTTATACAGTAGGGGCAGGTGACGTACTTACTGTGACTGTCTATGATCATCCTGAGCTAACCACACCAGCTGGTCAATTTCGCGATCCAGAACAAGCTGGTAATTTAGTTGATGCCAAAGGCAATATGTTTTACCCCTACATTGGTCGTATTCACGTTGCAGGTAAAAGTGTTGAACAGATCCGTGTAGAGCTTACTGAGAAACTCAGCCGTTACATTGAAAACCCACAAATTGATGTAAAAGTAGCCGCGTATCGCTCAAAGCGCACGTACGTAACAGGCGCGGTTAGCCAACCTATGGTTATGCCCATAGCCAATATTCCGGTTACCGTACTTGATGCCATTAACCAAGCAGGCGGTATAAGCGACGACGCCGATTGGCGCAGTGTTATTTTAACCCGCGACTCTAAAGAAGAACGTTTAGATTTATACGCCTTATATCAAAAAGGCGATATGAGCCAAAACCGCCTCTTGCGCCATAACGATATTGTGCACGTGCCCCACAACGATGCTACCAAAGTGTTTGTTATGGGTGAAGTCAGCAAAGCAGCCACACTACCTATACACCGCTCGGGTTTAACCCTTGCGGAAGCCTTGGGTAACGTAGGTGGTTTTAACGAAATGACCGCCGATGCCAGCGGTATTTTTGTATTGCGTGCCAGCACTGATGCCAACAAAGTTGCCGATGTATACCAGCTTGATGCGTCAAATGCCGCTGCGCTGATACTGGCTACCCAATTTCACTTACAACCAATGGATTTGGTTTACGTGACCAGCGCACCAATTGCCCGTTGGAACAAAGTTATTTCATTGCTGCTACCAACCGTACGTGGCTTAGATGACCTAAACGATTTTGAAAACAATTTATAG
- a CDS encoding polysaccharide biosynthesis tyrosine autokinase: MSQEQLNTKLNQHNSHHINEQSDDIDFSRYFNLLLENKWLIAGVTTLFAIAGVIIALLQTPIYKADALVQIEQKATGVPGLGDMEELFGAESKAITEIELLKSRKVLGDAVDELKLDIIAKPKHFGKLGEYYARKYAHSYFGGQITNVNANSITTFNKPFISTFFDSSYAWGGEHINVAQFKVAKPFLGKTFELIAKDNDQYQVYLAGELVFSGRVNQVATNQDNSIQLLVNNLKAQSGTAFTLTRTYRADAIAKLQSSLQVAEKGKQSGILTLALQGPNRQQAEDTLNAIADAFLLQNVKRMSQEVEKSIEFLNKELPKIDAAQVQAENTLNKFRLDNDAIDLTLETESVLEQLVELDTKIHELSFLEVDIAQKYTQEHPKYQSLLAKKRDLEAQKQQLNAQIKDLPQAQQQILRMARDVEVNQQIYLALLNKVQELNVVKASTVGNINIVDYAQVSRFPIKPKKSLIVVIITLLGGFLAVAYVILKSAFHRGVTNPQDFEDVGLNVYATVPLSEDHIKRTQLARLQDKVKRNKRKAQRHELLAEVNPADMAIEAIRSLRTSLHFAMMEAKNNVVMIAGASPEVGKSFVSSNLAAVIAQAGQKVLVIDADMRKGYMHKIFQLNEQNGLSDILVGKLSIEQATQNAGVDNLHFISRGNVPPNPSEILMGERFSTLIEHAKANYDLVIIDTPPILAVTDAAIVGNHAGTSLMLARYDYSPLKEIIAGANRFDINGVDIKGIIFNAVEKRQSDYGYYHYGYEYK; encoded by the coding sequence ATGAGTCAAGAGCAACTAAACACCAAACTTAACCAACACAACAGCCATCATATTAATGAGCAGAGTGATGACATCGATTTTTCTCGTTACTTTAACTTGTTACTTGAAAATAAATGGCTTATTGCTGGTGTAACCACCTTATTTGCCATTGCAGGGGTAATTATTGCCTTACTGCAAACACCTATTTACAAGGCTGACGCCTTAGTGCAAATAGAGCAAAAGGCCACAGGTGTTCCGGGCCTTGGTGATATGGAAGAGCTGTTTGGCGCTGAATCAAAAGCCATTACCGAAATCGAATTATTAAAATCACGCAAAGTACTGGGTGATGCGGTTGACGAGCTCAAACTTGATATTATTGCCAAGCCTAAGCACTTTGGTAAGTTGGGTGAATACTATGCTCGTAAATACGCACACAGCTACTTTGGTGGGCAAATTACCAATGTCAATGCCAACAGTATTACAACGTTTAATAAGCCGTTTATTTCTACGTTTTTTGACAGCAGTTACGCGTGGGGTGGTGAGCACATTAACGTTGCTCAGTTTAAAGTGGCTAAACCGTTTTTAGGTAAAACCTTTGAGCTTATTGCAAAAGACAATGATCAGTACCAAGTGTACCTTGCTGGCGAGTTGGTATTTTCAGGTAGAGTAAACCAAGTTGCCACTAACCAAGATAACAGTATTCAACTGCTGGTAAACAACTTAAAGGCGCAATCGGGCACTGCGTTTACCCTAACTCGTACCTACCGCGCCGATGCCATTGCTAAGCTTCAAAGCTCGTTACAAGTAGCTGAAAAAGGCAAGCAGTCTGGTATTTTAACCCTCGCGTTACAGGGCCCTAACCGCCAACAAGCTGAAGATACCTTAAACGCCATTGCCGATGCGTTTTTACTGCAAAACGTAAAACGCATGAGCCAAGAGGTTGAAAAATCAATTGAGTTTTTAAACAAAGAACTGCCTAAAATTGATGCCGCTCAGGTACAAGCTGAAAATACGTTAAACAAGTTCCGCTTAGACAACGATGCCATCGACTTAACCCTAGAAACCGAGTCGGTGCTTGAGCAATTGGTAGAATTAGACACCAAAATACATGAGCTGTCGTTTTTAGAAGTTGATATTGCACAAAAGTACACCCAAGAGCATCCTAAGTACCAATCGCTTCTTGCTAAAAAACGCGATTTAGAAGCACAAAAGCAACAGCTTAATGCGCAAATTAAAGACTTACCGCAAGCTCAACAACAAATTTTGCGTATGGCACGCGATGTTGAAGTAAACCAACAAATTTACCTTGCACTGCTTAACAAAGTACAAGAGCTCAACGTGGTAAAAGCCTCAACCGTTGGCAACATTAATATTGTTGATTACGCGCAGGTGAGCCGCTTTCCTATTAAACCGAAAAAATCCCTCATCGTGGTTATTATCACCTTGTTAGGTGGTTTCTTAGCGGTTGCCTACGTTATCTTAAAATCGGCATTCCACCGTGGTGTTACCAACCCACAAGATTTTGAAGATGTTGGACTTAACGTATACGCCACCGTGCCGTTATCAGAAGATCACATAAAGCGCACGCAACTGGCCCGTTTGCAAGATAAAGTAAAACGCAATAAGCGCAAAGCACAGCGCCATGAGCTATTGGCTGAAGTTAACCCCGCTGATATGGCTATCGAAGCCATCCGAAGCCTTCGTACGTCATTGCACTTTGCGATGATGGAAGCAAAAAACAACGTAGTGATGATCGCCGGTGCCAGCCCAGAAGTGGGTAAATCATTTGTCTCATCTAACCTTGCCGCCGTTATTGCCCAAGCTGGGCAAAAGGTGTTGGTCATAGACGCCGATATGCGTAAAGGCTACATGCACAAAATCTTTCAGCTTAACGAGCAAAACGGCTTGTCTGATATCCTCGTAGGCAAATTAAGCATAGAACAGGCGACGCAAAACGCCGGTGTTGACAACCTGCACTTTATAAGCCGTGGTAACGTGCCACCAAACCCAAGTGAAATATTAATGGGAGAGCGTTTTTCAACGCTAATTGAACACGCTAAAGCCAACTATGATTTAGTAATCATCGATACACCGCCAATTCTTGCGGTAACGGATGCGGCCATTGTGGGTAATCACGCAGGTACCTCATTAATGTTGGCGCGTTATGATTACAGCCCACTTAAAGAAATAATCGCCGGTGCCAATCGCTTTGACATCAATGGCGTCGACATTAAAGGCATCATTTTTAATGCGGTTGAAAAACGTCAATCAGATTATGGTTACTACCACTACGGATATGAGTACAAGTAG
- the rfbB gene encoding dTDP-glucose 4,6-dehydratase — protein sequence MNILVTGGAGFIGSAVIRHIIHHTNDSVLNVDKLTYAGNLESLADVEDSPRYTFSQTDICDASAIEELFAQFQPDVVMHLAAESHVDRSIDGPREFIETNIMGTYILLEAARKYWVMLDGEKKAKFKFHHISTDEVYGDLEGPEDLFTEQTPYAPSSPYSASKASSDHLVRAWIRTFGLPTVVTNCSNNYGPYHFPEKLIPLMILNALDKKSLPVYGNGQQIRDWLFVEDHARALYLVATKGETGETYNIGGHNEKANIDVVKTICTLLEEYVPFVSNSAESSPEIKSYADLITYVKDRPGHDVRYAIDASKIERELGWTPVESFESGIRKTVEWYLNNKTWWQHVLDGSYALERLGCK from the coding sequence ATGAACATTCTTGTTACAGGCGGCGCTGGCTTTATTGGCTCTGCGGTTATTCGACACATCATTCACCATACCAACGATTCGGTTCTTAACGTCGATAAATTGACGTACGCTGGTAACCTCGAATCGCTTGCTGATGTTGAAGACAGCCCTCGCTATACGTTTTCCCAAACCGATATTTGTGACGCAAGCGCGATTGAAGAGCTGTTTGCACAGTTTCAACCTGATGTCGTTATGCACTTGGCGGCCGAAAGTCATGTTGATCGTTCCATTGATGGGCCTCGAGAGTTTATTGAAACTAATATTATGGGTACTTATATCTTGCTTGAAGCAGCGCGCAAGTATTGGGTGATGCTCGATGGAGAGAAAAAAGCGAAATTTAAATTTCATCACATTTCAACCGATGAAGTGTACGGCGATTTGGAAGGACCAGAGGATTTGTTCACTGAGCAGACACCGTATGCGCCGAGCTCGCCATATTCTGCATCCAAAGCTTCGAGCGATCACTTAGTGCGTGCTTGGATCAGAACCTTTGGTTTACCGACCGTGGTGACCAACTGTTCGAACAATTATGGCCCGTATCATTTTCCTGAAAAGCTCATTCCTTTGATGATCTTAAACGCCTTAGATAAGAAATCATTGCCAGTCTATGGCAATGGCCAGCAGATCCGAGACTGGTTGTTTGTTGAAGATCACGCTCGTGCACTTTATTTGGTTGCGACAAAAGGCGAGACAGGGGAAACCTACAATATCGGTGGACACAATGAAAAAGCGAATATCGATGTCGTTAAAACCATCTGCACTTTACTTGAAGAATACGTACCGTTTGTATCAAATTCAGCCGAATCATCGCCTGAGATAAAGTCCTACGCAGATTTAATTACCTATGTGAAAGACCGACCGGGTCACGATGTTCGCTACGCCATTGATGCGTCGAAGATTGAACGAGAACTTGGCTGGACGCCCGTTGAAAGTTTTGAAAGCGGTATTCGAAAAACCGTAGAATGGTACTTAAATAACAAAACGTGGTGGCAACATGTGCTGGATGGCAGTTATGCCTTAGAGCGCTTAGGCTGTAAATAG
- the rfbA gene encoding glucose-1-phosphate thymidylyltransferase RfbA codes for MMTHKTKGIVLAGGSGTRLYPITKGMSKQLLPVYDKPMIYYPLSVLMLAGIREILIITAPEYLDSFKSLLGDGSQFGVVLEYKVQPSPDGLAQAFILGEEFIGDDNVCLVLGDNIYFGQGFSPLLLKAAKREEGATVFGYQVRDPERFGVVEFDENQKALSIEEKPEKAKSSFAVTGLYFYDNSVVNIAKNIKPSARGELEITCVNNEYLKSGKLHVELLGRGFAWLDTGTYDSLMDAGQYVQTIEHRQGFKIACLEEIAFNQGWLSEDEIREIAKPLMKNSYGEYLINLID; via the coding sequence ATGATGACGCATAAAACCAAAGGCATTGTATTGGCGGGCGGCTCAGGCACCAGACTTTATCCGATAACCAAAGGCATGTCGAAGCAATTATTACCAGTTTACGATAAGCCGATGATTTATTATCCACTTTCGGTATTAATGCTTGCAGGGATACGAGAAATCCTCATTATCACAGCACCAGAATACTTAGATAGCTTTAAGTCGTTATTGGGGGATGGCAGTCAATTCGGTGTTGTGCTGGAATATAAAGTACAACCAAGTCCGGATGGGTTAGCGCAAGCCTTTATTTTGGGAGAAGAGTTCATTGGCGACGATAATGTTTGTCTGGTTTTGGGCGACAATATCTATTTTGGCCAAGGATTTTCACCATTACTCCTAAAAGCAGCCAAACGTGAAGAAGGGGCTACTGTATTTGGTTATCAGGTACGAGATCCCGAACGATTTGGTGTTGTCGAATTTGATGAAAATCAAAAAGCCCTGTCTATCGAAGAAAAGCCTGAAAAAGCAAAATCCAGTTTTGCGGTCACCGGTTTATATTTTTACGATAATAGTGTGGTTAATATTGCCAAAAATATCAAACCATCGGCGCGCGGTGAATTAGAAATTACCTGTGTGAATAATGAATATCTCAAGTCAGGAAAATTACACGTTGAATTACTTGGCCGAGGTTTTGCTTGGTTAGATACAGGCACATACGATAGCTTAATGGATGCTGGGCAATACGTGCAAACTATCGAGCATCGACAAGGTTTTAAAATAGCTTGTCTTGAAGAAATTGCCTTCAATCAAGGCTGGTTAAGCGAAGACGAAATAAGAGAAATCGCCAAACCACTGATGAAAAATTCTTATGGCGAGTATTTGATTAATTTGATTGATTAA
- a CDS encoding lipopolysaccharide biosynthesis protein, whose protein sequence is MHDKQQIKKGFFWSALDSIGNQALGLVVSLTLANILGPSAYGLVAMLAIFIAIANVFVNSGFSAALIRKIDRNEADFATTFYFSLVVSLICYALLFISAPYIAEFYEQPELVELTRILALNIIVATFGIIPRTKLTVALDFKKQAKCNVISLVLGGGVALYLAVSGYGVWALVGQQLTSMLVNTCMLNIVSPWKPKVAFCKKSFKDLFGFGSKLMLSGLLDAIYNNLYGLIIGKQYSPAQLGLFNQANTLSTIPATTITSVIQKVNYPILSAIQNDQDRLEKAYLNTLQFAAVIIFPIMFGICIISDPLVALLLGEQWLGSAPLISILTMALILYPIHAINLNMLQVKGRSDLFLNLEVIKKVITTIMLIITVPLGIEAMCIGMVIQSYLALFVNTYYTGKLSKLTAINQLKAILPTGVITACSAFMGYHVGSVFTQAIIQIIVMLLSALSMYILSMFLIQRPLLVSLKSTIQAN, encoded by the coding sequence ATGCACGATAAACAACAAATTAAGAAAGGCTTCTTTTGGAGCGCTTTAGATAGCATCGGCAACCAAGCTTTAGGTTTAGTGGTCAGTTTAACTTTGGCTAATATTTTGGGCCCTAGCGCATACGGATTGGTTGCCATGTTAGCAATTTTTATTGCTATTGCTAATGTGTTTGTTAATAGTGGGTTTAGCGCTGCGCTGATCAGAAAAATTGATCGTAATGAAGCTGATTTTGCGACAACATTTTACTTTAGTTTGGTCGTATCTCTAATTTGTTATGCGTTATTGTTTATTTCTGCACCTTATATCGCTGAGTTTTATGAACAGCCAGAGTTGGTAGAGTTAACAAGAATATTAGCGCTTAATATCATTGTAGCCACGTTCGGGATAATACCAAGAACCAAGTTAACCGTTGCCCTAGACTTTAAGAAACAAGCAAAATGCAATGTGATTTCTTTAGTGCTTGGTGGGGGAGTCGCACTTTATTTGGCTGTTTCTGGGTACGGTGTGTGGGCTCTAGTAGGTCAGCAACTAACATCAATGCTAGTCAATACGTGCATGCTCAATATTGTTTCGCCATGGAAACCGAAAGTTGCATTCTGTAAGAAGTCATTTAAAGACTTGTTTGGTTTTGGCTCAAAATTGATGTTATCGGGCTTGCTCGATGCCATTTATAATAACCTTTACGGTTTGATTATTGGTAAGCAATACAGTCCAGCCCAACTTGGCTTATTCAATCAGGCTAATACGTTATCGACAATACCAGCGACAACCATCACGAGTGTTATTCAAAAAGTTAATTATCCTATCCTAAGTGCGATACAAAATGATCAAGACAGGTTGGAGAAAGCTTACTTAAATACTTTGCAGTTTGCTGCTGTAATCATTTTTCCAATCATGTTTGGCATATGCATTATCTCTGACCCACTTGTTGCATTGCTTTTAGGCGAACAGTGGTTAGGCAGTGCACCCTTAATAAGCATTTTGACAATGGCGTTAATCTTATATCCCATTCATGCTATCAATTTAAATATGCTCCAAGTAAAAGGTCGCTCTGATCTTTTTCTAAATCTTGAAGTAATCAAGAAAGTAATAACGACAATTATGCTCATCATAACCGTACCTTTAGGGATTGAGGCGATGTGTATTGGGATGGTGATTCAGTCTTATTTAGCACTTTTTGTTAATACCTATTACACCGGAAAACTGTCGAAATTAACGGCCATAAATCAACTGAAAGCCATACTGCCTACAGGCGTTATCACTGCATGTTCAGCATTTATGGGCTATCACGTGGGGAGCGTTTTTACACAGGCCATTATACAAATAATTGTGATGTTATTATCCGCACTTTCTATGTACATTTTGTCCATGTTTTTGATCCAACGTCCTTTACTTGTTTCATTAAAAAGTACGATACAAGCAAATTAA
- a CDS encoding DegT/DnrJ/EryC1/StrS family aminotransferase, with product MIALNSPVKPNLNKLLPLLEKVNNSGWYTNFGPLHNELTERLEDYLGVKNLLLTNNGTSALQVAAKAIGSRSILATPFSFVATVSAFKWQQDDVAFTDIDAKTLNLCPDAIMNAYRKGCKADTIVATHVYGNPCDVKGINAVSEKNNCQIIYDAAHAFGVKLNNGSVLNYGHASTLSFHATKIFHTVEGGAIVFKDKGNFETAREIINFGINPENGIVDVGINAKLNEYQAAVGLVNLEEIDDIVNHRAELFYAYRNGLKDIVELPEWHPEANANGAYMPVLLNNAETLKKVSQVLNNRNIQSRHYFSPSLDEIFEDSPSFGTTNSLNVANRILCLPLHAHLTIEDVNTVISAIKEGI from the coding sequence ATGATCGCTTTAAATAGCCCTGTTAAACCTAATTTAAATAAACTACTGCCGTTACTTGAAAAAGTTAACAATAGTGGTTGGTATACCAACTTTGGTCCTTTACATAATGAGTTAACAGAACGGCTTGAAGATTATTTAGGCGTAAAAAATTTATTACTGACCAATAACGGTACCTCTGCGTTGCAAGTAGCGGCAAAAGCAATTGGCTCAAGATCGATATTAGCAACGCCGTTTAGTTTTGTCGCAACCGTCAGTGCATTTAAATGGCAACAAGATGACGTGGCTTTTACGGACATCGACGCCAAAACGCTTAACCTCTGCCCCGACGCGATCATGAACGCTTATCGCAAAGGTTGTAAGGCTGATACTATTGTTGCCACTCACGTTTATGGTAACCCTTGTGATGTAAAAGGTATCAATGCAGTTAGTGAAAAAAATAACTGCCAAATCATCTATGATGCAGCCCATGCATTTGGTGTGAAACTGAATAATGGCTCAGTCCTCAATTATGGCCATGCCAGTACATTAAGTTTTCATGCAACCAAGATTTTTCATACCGTTGAAGGTGGTGCCATTGTGTTTAAGGATAAAGGAAATTTTGAAACAGCTAGAGAAATTATAAACTTTGGTATTAACCCTGAAAATGGAATAGTAGATGTTGGTATAAATGCGAAACTTAACGAGTACCAAGCGGCGGTAGGCTTAGTCAATCTAGAGGAAATCGACGATATTGTTAATCATAGAGCCGAATTATTCTATGCGTATAGAAACGGACTAAAAGATATTGTCGAACTTCCTGAGTGGCACCCAGAAGCAAACGCCAATGGAGCTTATATGCCTGTATTGTTAAATAATGCTGAAACCTTAAAGAAGGTATCGCAAGTTCTCAACAACAGAAATATCCAAAGCCGACACTACTTTTCCCCGTCTCTCGATGAGATTTTCGAGGATAGTCCCAGCTTTGGGACAACCAATAGCTTAAATGTAGCTAATAGAATTTTGTGTCTCCCATTGCATGCACACCTGACGATAGAAGACGTGAATACAGTTATTAGTGCGATAAAAGAAGGAATTTAG
- a CDS encoding acyltransferase, protein MAFYTQKELEKIGFKSLGNNVKVSKLASFYNPGNIEIGDNSRVDDFCVLSAGVGGLSIGRYVHISVYASIIGAGKVTLEDFTCISGRCSIYSSNDDYSGAYMTNPTVPSEYTNVTHAPVTIKKHSLVGAGSIVLPGVEIGEGSAVGSLSLVNKSLEAGFIYVGNPAKKLRKRKSTCKDLEKLL, encoded by the coding sequence TTGGCTTTTTATACTCAAAAAGAACTAGAAAAAATTGGTTTTAAATCGCTAGGAAATAATGTAAAAGTTTCTAAATTAGCATCATTTTACAACCCCGGTAATATTGAAATTGGCGATAATAGTCGAGTCGATGATTTTTGTGTCTTATCTGCAGGCGTAGGTGGTCTATCAATTGGACGTTACGTACACATTTCAGTTTATGCCTCGATTATTGGTGCAGGCAAAGTAACTTTGGAAGATTTTACGTGTATTTCTGGAAGATGTTCCATCTATTCAAGTAATGACGACTATTCTGGTGCTTATATGACTAACCCTACAGTGCCAAGCGAATATACAAATGTAACCCACGCACCCGTTACGATTAAAAAACATAGTTTAGTTGGTGCCGGAAGTATTGTTTTACCAGGGGTGGAAATTGGCGAGGGTTCGGCTGTTGGCTCTTTATCATTAGTAAATAAAAGTCTTGAAGCCGGATTTATTTATGTAGGGAATCCAGCTAAAAAACTAAGGAAGCGAAAATCTACTTGTAAAGATTTAGAGAAACTTTTATGA